In the Deinococcus radiopugnans ATCC 19172 genome, ACCGCGTCTCTATTCTGGGCAAGCCCGCCGAATGGCAGGCCGAGCGCAACCTGAAGGGCGGCGACGCCGTGATGGTGGAAGGCACCCTGGACTACAGCTCCTGGGACGCTCCGGAAGGCGGCAAGCGCAGCGCGATTAAAGTCAAGGCCCTCCGCATGGAAGGTCTGGACAGCCAGCCCGAACTGATCCAGGACGCCGGAGGCGGCGTTCGTATGGGCAACGGGCTGAACGAAGTGGCACTGATCGGCAACGTCGTGCGCGACCCCGAACTGCGCTACACCCCCGCCGGCGACGCCGTGCTCGGAATCGGCCTGGCCGTGAACGAGACCTGGAATGATCGGCAAGGGAACAAGCAGGAAAAGACCCACTGGATCGACGTAACCCTGTGGCGCGAAATGGCCGAGGCCATGAAAGAGCTGCGCAAGGGTGACCCCGTGATGGTCAAGGGCCGTCTGGTCAACGAGAGCTGGACCGACAAGGACGGCAACAAACGCAATTCCACCAAAGTAGAGGCGACGCGAGTCGAAGCCCTGTCCCGAGGCGCTGGAGCCGGTAATCCAGCAGCCACCTCCGCCGGACCTCGCACGCAGACCGCGAGCAGTGCGGCGCGCCCCCAGTCCCAGGGCAACGGCTACGGCCAGCCCCAGAACCGGGCGGCGAACACGGGGAACCGTTCGGGCGGCTTAGATATTGACCAAGGTCTCGACGATTTTCCACCGGAAGAAGAAGACCTGCCGTTCTAAAACTTTTTGTAGGGCCAAGGCAGGCACAAGGAACATATGACGCAATCCAGCGACCGCAAACCGCGTGGCAAGGGGCCCAAGCGCCCCCGCAAGCCCAAGGTTGACCCCTTCTCCATCGGGGAACTTGAAATTACCGATTACAAAGACGTGAAGATGCTGCGCCGTTTTGTCTCCGACACCGGCAAGATTCTTCCTCGCCGCCGCACCGGCCTCTCGGCCAAGCACCAGCGCCGCATTTCGCAGACCATCAAGGTCGCGCGTCAGCTGGCCCTGCTGCCCTACACCGAGAAACTGGTTCGGAAGTAAGGAGAGCTGAGCCATGCAAGTCATTCTGATGGAACCCGGCAAGCTGGGCCAGACCGGCGATATTGTGGAAGTCAAGAACGGGTACGCCCGCAACTGGCTGATTCCGCAGGGCATCGCCACCAGCGCCACCGCCGCCAACATGAAGAGCCTGGAAGCCCGCATCCGCGCGCGCCAGAAGATTCAGGCCCAGGAAAAGGCCACCGCCGAGGACCTCGCCAGCCGCCTGAACGGAGTCGCCATCGAAATGAGCGTCCGTGCGGGTGAAGGCAAGATCTACGGCGCCGTGACCCACGCCGACGTGGCGGGCGCGCTGGACCAGCTCGGTTTTGACATCGACAAG is a window encoding:
- the rpsR gene encoding 30S ribosomal protein S18, producing the protein MTQSSDRKPRGKGPKRPRKPKVDPFSIGELEITDYKDVKMLRRFVSDTGKILPRRRTGLSAKHQRRISQTIKVARQLALLPYTEKLVRK
- a CDS encoding single-stranded DNA-binding protein; protein product: MARGMNHVYLVGALARDPELRYTPNGTAVFEATVAGEDRVVGNDGRERNLPWYHRVSILGKPAEWQAERNLKGGDAVMVEGTLDYSSWDAPEGGKRSAIKVKALRMEGLDSQPELIQDAGGGVRMGNGLNEVALIGNVVRDPELRYTPAGDAVLGIGLAVNETWNDRQGNKQEKTHWIDVTLWREMAEAMKELRKGDPVMVKGRLVNESWTDKDGNKRNSTKVEATRVEALSRGAGAGNPAATSAGPRTQTASSAARPQSQGNGYGQPQNRAANTGNRSGGLDIDQGLDDFPPEEEDLPF
- the rplI gene encoding 50S ribosomal protein L9, which translates into the protein MQVILMEPGKLGQTGDIVEVKNGYARNWLIPQGIATSATAANMKSLEARIRARQKIQAQEKATAEDLASRLNGVAIEMSVRAGEGKIYGAVTHADVAGALDQLGFDIDKRKLEMPKTVKEIGEYDIAYRAHPEVTIPMKLVVHAQKESQK